A window of the Gordonia humi genome harbors these coding sequences:
- a CDS encoding suppressor of fused domain protein, producing MSSSSGSITDRVVAHVSGVVGSEPQRASVTFLGVEPIDVLRFVDGDDLVFATVGCARHPMHDPNDFAPDPVRGPRAEAVVRMRAVSPLPGLHKSLAMLAAAPAVEGLILAEDSLVDLQEPLWNGAICSAFLLTADTMPDLGLDDPAEPVRFLRAVPITANEAAWVRLKGADALREAWAEAGVDVADPTRSAVTPG from the coding sequence ATGAGTTCGTCTTCGGGATCGATCACCGATCGGGTGGTCGCGCATGTGTCCGGTGTCGTCGGATCGGAGCCTCAGCGAGCGTCGGTGACGTTCCTCGGCGTGGAGCCGATCGACGTGCTGCGGTTCGTCGACGGCGACGATCTCGTGTTCGCCACGGTCGGTTGTGCGCGTCATCCGATGCACGACCCGAACGACTTCGCTCCCGACCCGGTTCGCGGACCGCGCGCCGAGGCCGTGGTCCGGATGCGGGCGGTGTCGCCGCTGCCGGGTCTGCACAAGTCGCTGGCCATGCTGGCGGCCGCGCCCGCGGTGGAGGGGTTGATCCTCGCCGAGGACTCGCTCGTCGACCTGCAGGAACCGTTGTGGAACGGAGCGATCTGCTCGGCGTTCCTGCTGACGGCCGACACGATGCCCGACCTCGGGCTCGACGATCCCGCCGAACCGGTGCGTTTTCTGCGCGCCGTTCCGATCACGGCCAACGAGGCGGCGTGGGTGCGGTTGAAGGGCGCCGACGCGCTCCGGGAGGCATGGGCCGAAGCGGGCGTCGACGTGGCGGATCCGACGAGATCTGCGGTCACGCCCGGCTGA
- a CDS encoding carbohydrate ABC transporter permease, translated as MNTLNRRRAGWLIVNVLVVLYAIIPLWWIISLSFKSTGTVTDGNFIPKAWTMDNYRALFADGVLATLLWVILGMIIAAVVLAVFMRLRRSAIENHDRSKTQVATVGVVVLSIGLIIAFVWGIIIPLTDGGTFGRPLINSIGIGLIATVIAVVLGTMAAYAIARLEFPGKKVLVGAALLIAMFPQISLVTPLFNIERSIGLFDTWPGLILPYVAFALPLAIYTLSAFFREIPWELEKAAQMDGATPGQAFRRVIVPLAAPGVVTASILVFIFAWNDLLLALSLTSTDRAQTAPVAIANFTGVSQFEEPTGAIAAAAVVITIPIIIFVLFFQRRIVAGLTSGAVKG; from the coding sequence ATGAATACTCTCAATCGTCGCCGCGCCGGGTGGCTGATCGTCAACGTCCTGGTGGTCCTGTACGCGATCATCCCGCTGTGGTGGATCATCAGCCTGTCGTTCAAATCGACCGGCACCGTCACCGACGGGAACTTCATTCCCAAAGCGTGGACGATGGACAACTATCGTGCACTGTTCGCCGACGGCGTCCTGGCCACGCTCCTCTGGGTGATCCTCGGGATGATCATCGCCGCGGTCGTCCTCGCCGTGTTCATGCGGCTGCGTCGCAGTGCGATCGAGAACCACGATCGCTCGAAGACACAGGTCGCCACCGTCGGCGTCGTCGTCCTCTCGATCGGTCTGATCATCGCCTTCGTGTGGGGCATCATCATTCCGCTCACCGACGGCGGCACATTCGGACGACCGTTGATCAACTCGATCGGCATCGGCCTCATCGCCACGGTCATCGCCGTCGTCCTGGGCACCATGGCCGCGTACGCGATCGCCCGCCTGGAGTTCCCCGGTAAGAAGGTGCTCGTCGGCGCCGCCCTGCTGATCGCGATGTTCCCGCAGATCTCACTGGTGACGCCGCTGTTCAACATCGAGCGCAGCATCGGCCTGTTCGACACCTGGCCGGGCCTGATCCTGCCGTACGTGGCGTTCGCGCTGCCGCTGGCCATCTACACGTTGTCGGCGTTCTTCCGCGAGATCCCGTGGGAACTGGAGAAGGCGGCGCAGATGGACGGCGCCACTCCGGGGCAGGCGTTCCGACGGGTCATCGTCCCGCTGGCCGCGCCGGGCGTGGTCACCGCGTCGATCCTAGTGTTCATCTTCGCCTGGAACGACCTGCTGCTCGCGTTGTCGTTGACGTCCACCGATCGCGCGCAGACCGCGCCGGTCGCGATCGCCAACTTCACCGGTGTCAGTCAGTTCGAGGAGCCGACCGGCGCCATCGCCGCCGCGGCCGTCGTCATCACCATTCCGATCATCATCTTCGTGCTCTTCTTCCAACGCCGTATCGTGGCCGGTCTCACCTCCGGCGCCGTGAAGGGATAA
- a CDS encoding ABC transporter ATP-binding protein — protein MADIVLDKVSKQYPDGSTAVHGIDLQIADGEFIILVGPSGCGKSTTLNMIAGLEDITSGELRIGGERVNETAPKDRDIAMVFQSYALYPHMSVRENIAFPLSLAKVPKAEIAQKVDEAARILDLGEYLDRRPANLSGGQRQRVAMGRAIVRSPKAFLMDEPLSNLDAKLRVQMRTEIASLQARLGTTTVYVTHDQTEAMTLGDRVVVMRSGHVQQVGSPQELYDHPVNLFVAGFIGSPSMNFIPGHLTGSGIDTQFGHVELPDYDQVTGRARAVGSNGEVLFGIRPEHLVDAALTHPAELERFLTFDISVDLVESMGSDKYVYFNLNGPQSATQVLDQLAEDLGSSTAGGQKVARLTPYSQARRGGALTLAVNPQRLHVFDTASGAALR, from the coding sequence ATGGCCGACATCGTTCTGGACAAAGTCTCCAAGCAGTACCCGGACGGCTCGACGGCCGTGCACGGCATCGACCTGCAGATCGCCGACGGCGAGTTCATCATTCTGGTGGGCCCGTCCGGCTGCGGAAAGTCGACGACCCTCAACATGATCGCCGGACTCGAGGACATCACCTCGGGCGAACTGCGGATCGGCGGCGAGCGGGTCAACGAGACCGCGCCGAAAGACCGTGACATCGCGATGGTGTTCCAGAGTTATGCGCTCTACCCGCATATGAGCGTCCGCGAGAACATCGCGTTCCCGCTCAGCCTGGCCAAGGTGCCCAAGGCGGAGATCGCGCAGAAGGTCGACGAGGCCGCGCGCATCCTCGACCTGGGGGAGTACCTCGACCGCAGGCCCGCCAACCTGTCGGGCGGCCAGCGCCAGCGCGTGGCGATGGGCCGTGCGATCGTCCGCTCGCCCAAGGCCTTCCTGATGGACGAGCCGCTCAGTAACCTCGACGCCAAACTGCGCGTGCAGATGCGCACCGAGATCGCGAGCCTGCAGGCACGGCTGGGCACCACCACCGTGTACGTCACACACGACCAGACCGAGGCCATGACGCTCGGCGACCGCGTCGTGGTGATGCGCTCGGGTCACGTGCAGCAGGTCGGCTCGCCGCAGGAGCTCTACGACCACCCGGTCAACCTGTTCGTCGCCGGGTTCATCGGGTCGCCGTCGATGAACTTCATTCCGGGACACCTCACCGGCAGCGGGATCGACACCCAGTTCGGTCACGTCGAACTGCCCGACTACGACCAGGTGACCGGCCGTGCACGGGCCGTGGGCAGCAACGGCGAGGTCCTCTTCGGTATCAGGCCCGAGCACCTCGTCGACGCGGCACTGACGCACCCGGCGGAACTGGAGCGATTCCTGACCTTCGACATCTCCGTCGATCTCGTCGAGTCGATGGGTTCGGACAAGTACGTGTACTTCAATCTGAACGGTCCGCAGTCGGCCACGCAGGTCCTCGATCAGCTCGCCGAAGACCTCGGGTCGTCGACGGCGGGCGGTCAGAAGGTGGCACGGCTGACCCCGTACTCGCAGGCTCGACGCGGAGGCGCGCTGACGCTCGCGGTGAACCCGCAGCGGCTGCACGTGTTCGACACGGCGAGCGGTGCGGCCCTGCGGTAG